In the Pseudodesulfovibrio sp. S3 genome, TGTTCCTGCGACGACGGTTCCCGACAAACGCTTCCACCTATTGCGTCCAATAACACCTTTGCTAAATCGAACTCAGATGCTAAATAAAACCAGTTACTCTTCCATTAAGGGTGTGGTTATGAGAAAGAACGTGTTTGACGTTCAGCAGTTCATGATGAGTTTGGCCAACGATGAAGAATTGGCCAGGGAACTGGTTGCTGCCTTCCTGGAAGACGGCCCCAAACGCATGGCCTCCTTCAGCGAGGCCCTCGGTGCGGCCGATGCAGAAAGTGTTTCCAAGCTGGCCCATTCCCTCAAGGGCATGTCCGGGGTGGTCCACGCCAGCTCCCTGTCCGACATGGCCTTGGAAATGGAATATGCCGCCAGGAACGGGAAACTGTCCTCGGTACGGGACAGGCTCGCCGAGTTCAAGGCGCGCTTCAAACAGGCGAGCGACTGCATGAAGCAATTCCTGGACGAAAACTGAATTCAGCTCATATCTTTTATATAGACATATATGAGAAAAGGCCTGTCCATGCATGGACAGGCCTTTTCTTGTGTTCAGTTCAGAAGCGCTTATTCGGCAGCTTTTTCTTCAGCAGATTCGGCGGCTGGAGCTTTTTCGGCTTCAGGTTCCGCAACTGTAGCCTTTTCAGCTTCAGGCTCTGTGGCTGCGGCCTTTTCAGCTTCAGCTTCGGGTTTGACTTCCTCGGCCTGCACCGCGGCGGGCTTGGTGAAATCCAGGGAAAGGGCGTTCATGGCGACCACGATGTCGCTGGTGATGTCCACGGCTTCACTGGCCGAGATAACGGACTGCTTGCTCAGGATGAGGGTCAGCCCCTTTTCCTCGCGGTACGTTGCCAGCACTTCGCTGAA is a window encoding:
- a CDS encoding Hpt domain-containing protein; the protein is MRKNVFDVQQFMMSLANDEELARELVAAFLEDGPKRMASFSEALGAADAESVSKLAHSLKGMSGVVHASSLSDMALEMEYAARNGKLSSVRDRLAEFKARFKQASDCMKQFLDEN